Proteins encoded within one genomic window of Humulus lupulus chromosome 1, drHumLupu1.1, whole genome shotgun sequence:
- the LOC133786801 gene encoding brefeldin A-inhibited guanine nucleotide-exchange protein 1 isoform X1: MSASQTLGGSSRCGRVIGPSLDKIIKNAAWRKHSHLVSTCKSVLDKLDSLSDSDLSTASPLLGLSLSEAEFVLQPLFLALDAAYAKVAEPALECAFKLFSFGLVRGEIDSADPNNLIFKMVEAVCKSGGLGEEAIELAVLRVLLSAVRSPCVMIRGDCLVNMVRTCYNVYLGGLNGTNQICAKSVLAQIMVIVFTRVEEDSMNVAVRRISVNELLEFTDKNLNEGSSIQYCQNFINEVIDASEGVPAISHSVENSSHKLQNGNGSASEADGKEGQSGEIESNEGAESSGSKIREDGFLLFKNLCKLSMKFSSPEHPDDQILLRGKILSLELLNVVMDNGGPIWRTNERFLNAIKQLLCLSLLKNSALSVMAIFQLQCSIFINFLSKFRSGLKAEIGIFFPMLVLRVLENVLQPSFLQKMTVLNLLEKISQDSQIMIDIFVNYDCDMDSPNIFERIVNGLLKTALGPPSGSTTTLSPAQDITFRHESVKCLVGIVKSMGAWMDQQLRLGDSYLPKSHESDASVENHLTQNGEEGSVSDYELHAEVNSEHSDATTLEQRRAYKIEMQKGISLFNRKPSKGIEFLINVKKIGSSAEDVALFLKNTNGLNETMIGDYLGERDEFPLKVMHAYVDSFNFKGIDFGEAIRFFLRGFRLPGEAQKIDRIMEKFAERYCKCNPNSFTSADTAYVLAYSVILLNTDAHNSMVKDKMTKADFFRNNRGIDDGKDLPEEYLGSIYDQIVKNEIRMNANSSEPPSKQANSFNKLLGFDGILNLVTWKQTEEKALGANGLLIKHIQEQFKAKSGKSDSVYHAVTDVAILRFMVEVCWGPMLAAFSVTLDQSDDRVATSQCLLGFRHAVHVTAVMCMQTQRDAFVTSMAKFTNLHCAADMKQKNVDAVKAIILIAIEDGNYLQEAWDHILTCLSRIEHLQLLGEGAPTDASFLTGSNIETEEKLSKSMGFPSLKKKGTIQNRAVVAVVRGGSYDSTSIGGSTPGLVTPVQINNFISNLNLLDQIGNFELNHVFANSQRLNSEAIVAFVKALCKVAISELQSPTDPRVFSLTKLVEIAHYNMNRIRLVWSRIWNVLSDFFVSVGLSENLSVAIFVMDSLRQLAMKFLEREELANYNFQNEFLRPFVIVMQKSSSGEIRELIIRCISQMILSRVSNVKSGWKSVFMIFTAAAADERKNIVLLAFETMEKIVREYFPYITETEILTFTDCVKCLITFTTSRFTSDVSLNAIAFLRYCAVKLAEGALVSNDKNVVEGMTPELTKNASDADTFSDKDDNMSFWVPLLTGLSKLTSDPRSAIRKSSLEVLFNILKDHGHLFSSQFWTGVFSSVVFPIFDSVTDKKDSVKDDRNSSASRSSHLEGSMWDSETSSIAAECLIDLFVSFFDIVRSQLPGVVSIFTGFLRSPVQGPASTGYAAMVRLSDDLGSRLLENEWREIFLALKEVTTSTVPGLMKVLRSMDSIDVPGISPSSNNDMEMSDQELTNDDLEEDNLQTAAYVVSRIKSHISMQLLIVQVVTDLQRTHLQSSSVANTSIVLEILSSITTHAHQLNLEIMLQKKLQRVCSILELTPPPIVHFENESYQNYLNYLQNLLNNSSLCEEINLEAELVSVCEKILHIYVSCTGSLSSPQQQQQEKRANQPVLHWILPLGSAKKEELAARSSLVVLALRVLSGLERESFKRHVSQFFPLLVDLVRSEHSSGEVQRVLGDMFQSCIGPIIIE; encoded by the exons ATGTCAGCCTCTCAAACCCTAGGCGGCTCATCCCGGTGCGGCCGAGTCATCGGTCCTTCTCTCGACAAGATCATCAAGAACGCCGCATGGCGTAAGCACTCCCACCTCGTCTCCACCTGTAAATCGGTCCTTGACAAACTCGACTCGCTTTCCGATTCCGATCTTAGCACCGCCTCGCCTCTATTAGGTTTGTCTCTTTCCGAAGCCGAATTTGTCCTCCAACCTCTTTTTCTTGCCCTTGACGCTGCCTATGCCAAGGTCGCTGAGCCAGCTCTTGAATGCGCTTTCAAGCTATTCTCCTTTGGCCTCGTCCGTGGCGAGATTGATAGTGCTGATCCTAACAATCTCATTTTCAAGATGGTTGAGGCCGTTTGTAAGTCTGGTGGCCTTGGGGAAGAGGCGATCGAGCTCGCCGTGCTTCGGGTTCTGCTTTCCGCGGTTCGATCTCCATGCGTTATGATCCGTGGTGACTGTTTGGTGAATATGGTTAGGACTTGTTATAACGTATATCTTGGAGGACTCAATGGCACTAATCAGATCTGTGCTAAGTCGGTTCTGGCTCAGATTATGGTAATTGTCTTTACCAGAGTTGAGGAGGACTCCATGAACGTTGCCGTTAGGAGGATTTCCGTGAACGAATTGCTTGAATTTACTGATAAGAATTTGAATGAAGGGAGTTCCATCCAGTACTGCCAGAACTTCATTAATGAGGTTATAGATGCAAGTGAAGGGGTTCCTGCTATTAGCCATTCGGTGGAGAACTCCTCTCACAAATTGCAAAATGGCAATGGTTCTGCGTCTGAAGCAGATGGAAAAGAAGGCCAATCTGGAGAGATCGAATCAAATGAGGGAGCTGAATCAAGTGGCAGTAAGATCAGGGAGGATGGGTTTCTCCTGTTCAAGAATTTGTGTAAGTTGTCAATGAAATTCTCATCGCCTGAACACCCAGACGATCAAATTCTCTTGAGGGGGAAAATATTGTCTTTGGAGCTGCTAAACGTAGTCATGGACAATGGGGGACCGATTTGGCGCACCAATGAGAG GTTTCTTAATGCCATCAAGCAGTTACTGTGCTTATCATTGCTGAAAAACAGTGCATTATCGGTTATGGCCATTTTCCAACTCCAGTGCTCTATTTTCATAAACTTTTTGTCAAAATTCAGATCGGGATTGAAAGCAGAGATTGGTATCTTCTTTCCCATGCTAGTCCTCCGGGTGCTTGAGAATGTTCTCCAGCCTAGTTTCCTGCAGAAAATGACCGTCTTAAACCTATTGGAGAAAATATCTCAGGATTCACAGATCATGATAGATATCTTTGTCAACTATGACTGTGATATGGATTCTCCAAACATCTTTGAAAG GATTGTCAATGGCCTTCTGAAAACTGCTTTAGGACCACCTTCTGGGTCAACTACGACATTGTCGCCTGCACAGGATATCACCTTTCGGCATGAATCTGTTAAGTGCTTGGTAGGTATAGTTAAATCAATGGGAGCTTGGATGGACCAACAACTGAGACTGGGAGACTCATATCTCCCCAAGAGTCACGAGAGTGATGCTTCAGTCGAGAATCATTTGACTCAAAATGGAGAAGAAGGATCTGTTTCGGATTATGAATTACATGCAGAAGTAAATTCTGAACATTCAGATGCTACCACCCTTGAACAACGTCGTGCTTATAAAATTGAAATGCAG AAAGGTATCTCATTATTCAATAGGAAGCCTTCAAAGGGGATTGAGTTCTTgataaatgtaaaaaaaattggTAGTTCAGCAGAGGATGTGGCTTTGTTTCTGAAGAACACTAATGGCTTGAATGAAACAATGATCGGTGACTATTTGGGCGAGAGAGATGAATTTCCTCTGAAAGTTATGCATGCCTATGTGGATTCCTTTAATTTTAAAGGGATAGATTTCGGTGAAGCAATAAGGTTTTTCCTGCGCGGGTTCAGGTTGCCTGGAGAGGCACAAAAGATCGATCGCATCATGGAGAAGTTTGCCGAACGGTATTGTAAATGCAATCCAAATTCATTTACCAGTGCAGATACAGCTTATGTTCTTGCTTACTCTGTGATTTTGCTCAACACAGATGCCCATAATAGCATGGTGAAAGATAAG ATGACAAAGGCTGACTTTTTTCGAAACAACCGAGGGATTGATGATGGAAAGGATTTACCTGAAGAGTATCTTGGCTCCATTTATGATCAAATTGTTAAAAATGAAATTAGGATGAATGCTAATTCTTCTGAACCACCAAGCAAGCAGGCAAAtagttttaataaattattaggtTTTGACGGTATCCTCAATCTAGTAACTTGGAAGCAGACTGAAGAAAAGGCTTTGGGTGCAAATGGGCTTCTTATAAAGCACATTCAGGAGCAATTCAAAGCAAAGTCAGGAAAATCAGA CTCTGTATATCATGCTGTTACAGATGTCGCTATATTAAGGTTTATGGTGGAGGTTTGCTGGGGTCCTATGCTGGCTGCATTTAGTGTGACTCTCGACCAAAGTGATGATAGAGTTGCTACTTCTCAATGCTTGCTGGGATTTCGACATGCTGTTCATGTTACTGCAGTTATGTGCATGCAGACACAGCGTGATGCTTTTGTTACATCCATGGCCAAGTTTACTAATCTCCATTGTGCTGCAGACATGAAGCAAAAAAATGTTGATGCTGTGAAG GCAATAATCTTAATTGCCATTGAAGATGGCAATTATCTGCAGGAAGCATGGGATCACATTTTAACATGTCTCTCTCGAATTGAACATCTGCAACTGTTGGGAGAGGGTGCACCAACTGATGCATCCTTTCTGACTGGATCTAATATTGAAACTGAAGAAAAATTATCAAAGTCAATGGGTTTTCCATCTCTAAAGAAAAAAGGAACTATTCAAAATCGAGCCGTGGTGGCTGTGGTTCGTGGCGGATCATATGATAGCACCAGTATTGGAGGCAGTACTCCTGGATTGGTAACACCAGTtcagataaataattttatttccaACTTGAATTTGTTGGATCAAATTGGCAACTTCGAGTTGAATCATGTATTTGCTAATAGCCAAAGGTTGAATAGTGAAGCAATAGTGGCTTTTGTCAAGGCTCTATGCAAAGTGGCCATTTCAGAATTGCAGTCTCCCACAGATCCTCGTGTATTTAGCCTCACAAAGCTAGTTGAAATAGC GCATTACAATATGAACCGCATCAGATTAGTATGGTCTCGCATATGGAATGTTCTCTCTGACTTTTTTGTTTCAGTTGGCTTATCTGAAAATCTCTCAGTTGCAATATTTGTAATGGATTCGTTGCGTCAGCTTGCAATGAAATTCTTGGAACGTGAGGAACTGGCAAATTACAATTTCCAAAATGAATTTCTGAGACCATTTGTGATTGTTATGCAAAAAAGTAGCTCTGGGGAGATTAGGGAGTTGATAATTCGCTGCATATCACAAATGATCCTTAGTCGTGTCAGTAATGTGAAATCTGGCTGGAAAAGTGTTTTTATG ATATTCACAGCTGCTGCTGCTGATGAGAGGAAGAATATAGTCTTATTGGCCTTTGAGACAATGGAAAAAATAGTGCGAGAATACTTCCCATATATAACTGAGACAGAAATATTGACCTTCACTGACTGTGTCAAATGTCTCATAACCTTCACAACTAGCAGATTCACCAGTGATGTTAGCCTCAATGCTATTGCATTTCTTCGGTACTGTGCGGTCAAACTTGCAGAAGGAGCGCTTGTTTCCAATGACAAGAATGTGGTTGAGGGTATGACTCCAGAACTGACCAAGAATGCTTCAGATGCAGACACTTTCAGTGACAAAGATGATAACATGTCCTTTTGGGTTCCTTTGCTGACAG GGTTGTCAAAACTCACATCTGATCCTAGGTCAGCCATCAGGAAGAGTTCTTTGGAAGTTCTATTTAACATCCTAAAGGATCATGGTCATCTTTTCTCATCTCAATTTTGGACTGGTGTTTTCAGTTCTGTTGTTTTCCCCATATTTGATTCTGTAACTGATAAGAAAGATTCAGTGAAAGATGACCGAAATTCATCCGCTTCAAGATCGTCCCACTTGGAAGGCAGTATGTGGGATTCTGAAACTTCTTCCATTGCAGCAGAATGTCTAATCGACCTATTTGTCAGTTTCTTTGATATAGTGAGGTCTCAACTCCCTGGTGTGGTGTCAATATTCACTGGTTTCTTAAGAAGTCCTGTTCAGGGTCCAGCTAGCACTGGGTATGCAGCAATGGTACGCCTGTCAGACGATCTAGGCAGCAGGCTTTTAGAAAATGAATGGAGGGAAATTTTTCTAGCTCTGAAGGAGGTAACCACATCTACAGTGCCTGGACTTATGAAGGTCTTAAGAAGCATGGATAGCATCGATGTGCCTGGCATTTCTCCATCTTCTAACAATGACATGGAAATGTCCGATCAGGAGTTAACAAATGATGATCTTGAGGAAGATAATCTCCAAACGGCAGCATATGTAGTTTCAAGAATAAAGAGTCATATTTCAATGCAGCTTCTCATTGTACAG GTCGTTACTGATCTGCAAAGGACGCACCTGCAGTCCTCATCAGTGGCCAACACATCAATTGTTCTCGAAATTCTTTCTTCTATTACCACACACGCCCACCAATTGAATTTAGAAATAATGCTGCAAAAGAAGCTGCAAAGAGTATGCTCCATCCTGGAGCTCACCCCTCCACCAATAGTCCATTTCGAAAATGAGTCGTATCAGAACTACCTCAACTACCTCCAAAACTTACTGAACAATTCATCTCTGTGTGAAGAGATCAACCTCGAAGCCGAACTTGTTTCAGTGTGCGAAAAAATATTGCATATCTATGTCAGTTGTACTGGATCTCTTTCTTCTCCTCAGCAGCAGCAGCAAGAGAAACGAGCCAATCAGCCTGTTCTTCACTGGATTCTCCCATTGGGTTCGGCAAAAAAGGAAGAACTGGCAGCCAGGAGTTCGTTAGTTGTGTTAGCCTTACGGGTATTGAGTGGCTTGGAAAGAGAGTCGTTTAAGAGACACGTGTCACAATTCTTTCCATTGTTGGTAGATCTGGTAAGGAGTGAACACAGTTCTGGAGAAGTTCAGCGTGTACTAGGCGACATGTTCCAATCATGTATAGGCCCTATTATAATTGAATGA
- the LOC133786801 gene encoding brefeldin A-inhibited guanine nucleotide-exchange protein 1 isoform X2: MTVIWILQTSLKDTCRIVNGLLKTALGPPSGSTTTLSPAQDITFRHESVKCLVGIVKSMGAWMDQQLRLGDSYLPKSHESDASVENHLTQNGEEGSVSDYELHAEVNSEHSDATTLEQRRAYKIEMQKGISLFNRKPSKGIEFLINVKKIGSSAEDVALFLKNTNGLNETMIGDYLGERDEFPLKVMHAYVDSFNFKGIDFGEAIRFFLRGFRLPGEAQKIDRIMEKFAERYCKCNPNSFTSADTAYVLAYSVILLNTDAHNSMVKDKMTKADFFRNNRGIDDGKDLPEEYLGSIYDQIVKNEIRMNANSSEPPSKQANSFNKLLGFDGILNLVTWKQTEEKALGANGLLIKHIQEQFKAKSGKSDSVYHAVTDVAILRFMVEVCWGPMLAAFSVTLDQSDDRVATSQCLLGFRHAVHVTAVMCMQTQRDAFVTSMAKFTNLHCAADMKQKNVDAVKAIILIAIEDGNYLQEAWDHILTCLSRIEHLQLLGEGAPTDASFLTGSNIETEEKLSKSMGFPSLKKKGTIQNRAVVAVVRGGSYDSTSIGGSTPGLVTPVQINNFISNLNLLDQIGNFELNHVFANSQRLNSEAIVAFVKALCKVAISELQSPTDPRVFSLTKLVEIAHYNMNRIRLVWSRIWNVLSDFFVSVGLSENLSVAIFVMDSLRQLAMKFLEREELANYNFQNEFLRPFVIVMQKSSSGEIRELIIRCISQMILSRVSNVKSGWKSVFMIFTAAAADERKNIVLLAFETMEKIVREYFPYITETEILTFTDCVKCLITFTTSRFTSDVSLNAIAFLRYCAVKLAEGALVSNDKNVVEGMTPELTKNASDADTFSDKDDNMSFWVPLLTGLSKLTSDPRSAIRKSSLEVLFNILKDHGHLFSSQFWTGVFSSVVFPIFDSVTDKKDSVKDDRNSSASRSSHLEGSMWDSETSSIAAECLIDLFVSFFDIVRSQLPGVVSIFTGFLRSPVQGPASTGYAAMVRLSDDLGSRLLENEWREIFLALKEVTTSTVPGLMKVLRSMDSIDVPGISPSSNNDMEMSDQELTNDDLEEDNLQTAAYVVSRIKSHISMQLLIVQVVTDLQRTHLQSSSVANTSIVLEILSSITTHAHQLNLEIMLQKKLQRVCSILELTPPPIVHFENESYQNYLNYLQNLLNNSSLCEEINLEAELVSVCEKILHIYVSCTGSLSSPQQQQQEKRANQPVLHWILPLGSAKKEELAARSSLVVLALRVLSGLERESFKRHVSQFFPLLVDLVRSEHSSGEVQRVLGDMFQSCIGPIIIE, from the exons ATGACTGTGATATGGATTCTCCAAACATCTTTGAAAG ATACTTGCAGGATTGTCAATGGCCTTCTGAAAACTGCTTTAGGACCACCTTCTGGGTCAACTACGACATTGTCGCCTGCACAGGATATCACCTTTCGGCATGAATCTGTTAAGTGCTTGGTAGGTATAGTTAAATCAATGGGAGCTTGGATGGACCAACAACTGAGACTGGGAGACTCATATCTCCCCAAGAGTCACGAGAGTGATGCTTCAGTCGAGAATCATTTGACTCAAAATGGAGAAGAAGGATCTGTTTCGGATTATGAATTACATGCAGAAGTAAATTCTGAACATTCAGATGCTACCACCCTTGAACAACGTCGTGCTTATAAAATTGAAATGCAG AAAGGTATCTCATTATTCAATAGGAAGCCTTCAAAGGGGATTGAGTTCTTgataaatgtaaaaaaaattggTAGTTCAGCAGAGGATGTGGCTTTGTTTCTGAAGAACACTAATGGCTTGAATGAAACAATGATCGGTGACTATTTGGGCGAGAGAGATGAATTTCCTCTGAAAGTTATGCATGCCTATGTGGATTCCTTTAATTTTAAAGGGATAGATTTCGGTGAAGCAATAAGGTTTTTCCTGCGCGGGTTCAGGTTGCCTGGAGAGGCACAAAAGATCGATCGCATCATGGAGAAGTTTGCCGAACGGTATTGTAAATGCAATCCAAATTCATTTACCAGTGCAGATACAGCTTATGTTCTTGCTTACTCTGTGATTTTGCTCAACACAGATGCCCATAATAGCATGGTGAAAGATAAG ATGACAAAGGCTGACTTTTTTCGAAACAACCGAGGGATTGATGATGGAAAGGATTTACCTGAAGAGTATCTTGGCTCCATTTATGATCAAATTGTTAAAAATGAAATTAGGATGAATGCTAATTCTTCTGAACCACCAAGCAAGCAGGCAAAtagttttaataaattattaggtTTTGACGGTATCCTCAATCTAGTAACTTGGAAGCAGACTGAAGAAAAGGCTTTGGGTGCAAATGGGCTTCTTATAAAGCACATTCAGGAGCAATTCAAAGCAAAGTCAGGAAAATCAGA CTCTGTATATCATGCTGTTACAGATGTCGCTATATTAAGGTTTATGGTGGAGGTTTGCTGGGGTCCTATGCTGGCTGCATTTAGTGTGACTCTCGACCAAAGTGATGATAGAGTTGCTACTTCTCAATGCTTGCTGGGATTTCGACATGCTGTTCATGTTACTGCAGTTATGTGCATGCAGACACAGCGTGATGCTTTTGTTACATCCATGGCCAAGTTTACTAATCTCCATTGTGCTGCAGACATGAAGCAAAAAAATGTTGATGCTGTGAAG GCAATAATCTTAATTGCCATTGAAGATGGCAATTATCTGCAGGAAGCATGGGATCACATTTTAACATGTCTCTCTCGAATTGAACATCTGCAACTGTTGGGAGAGGGTGCACCAACTGATGCATCCTTTCTGACTGGATCTAATATTGAAACTGAAGAAAAATTATCAAAGTCAATGGGTTTTCCATCTCTAAAGAAAAAAGGAACTATTCAAAATCGAGCCGTGGTGGCTGTGGTTCGTGGCGGATCATATGATAGCACCAGTATTGGAGGCAGTACTCCTGGATTGGTAACACCAGTtcagataaataattttatttccaACTTGAATTTGTTGGATCAAATTGGCAACTTCGAGTTGAATCATGTATTTGCTAATAGCCAAAGGTTGAATAGTGAAGCAATAGTGGCTTTTGTCAAGGCTCTATGCAAAGTGGCCATTTCAGAATTGCAGTCTCCCACAGATCCTCGTGTATTTAGCCTCACAAAGCTAGTTGAAATAGC GCATTACAATATGAACCGCATCAGATTAGTATGGTCTCGCATATGGAATGTTCTCTCTGACTTTTTTGTTTCAGTTGGCTTATCTGAAAATCTCTCAGTTGCAATATTTGTAATGGATTCGTTGCGTCAGCTTGCAATGAAATTCTTGGAACGTGAGGAACTGGCAAATTACAATTTCCAAAATGAATTTCTGAGACCATTTGTGATTGTTATGCAAAAAAGTAGCTCTGGGGAGATTAGGGAGTTGATAATTCGCTGCATATCACAAATGATCCTTAGTCGTGTCAGTAATGTGAAATCTGGCTGGAAAAGTGTTTTTATG ATATTCACAGCTGCTGCTGCTGATGAGAGGAAGAATATAGTCTTATTGGCCTTTGAGACAATGGAAAAAATAGTGCGAGAATACTTCCCATATATAACTGAGACAGAAATATTGACCTTCACTGACTGTGTCAAATGTCTCATAACCTTCACAACTAGCAGATTCACCAGTGATGTTAGCCTCAATGCTATTGCATTTCTTCGGTACTGTGCGGTCAAACTTGCAGAAGGAGCGCTTGTTTCCAATGACAAGAATGTGGTTGAGGGTATGACTCCAGAACTGACCAAGAATGCTTCAGATGCAGACACTTTCAGTGACAAAGATGATAACATGTCCTTTTGGGTTCCTTTGCTGACAG GGTTGTCAAAACTCACATCTGATCCTAGGTCAGCCATCAGGAAGAGTTCTTTGGAAGTTCTATTTAACATCCTAAAGGATCATGGTCATCTTTTCTCATCTCAATTTTGGACTGGTGTTTTCAGTTCTGTTGTTTTCCCCATATTTGATTCTGTAACTGATAAGAAAGATTCAGTGAAAGATGACCGAAATTCATCCGCTTCAAGATCGTCCCACTTGGAAGGCAGTATGTGGGATTCTGAAACTTCTTCCATTGCAGCAGAATGTCTAATCGACCTATTTGTCAGTTTCTTTGATATAGTGAGGTCTCAACTCCCTGGTGTGGTGTCAATATTCACTGGTTTCTTAAGAAGTCCTGTTCAGGGTCCAGCTAGCACTGGGTATGCAGCAATGGTACGCCTGTCAGACGATCTAGGCAGCAGGCTTTTAGAAAATGAATGGAGGGAAATTTTTCTAGCTCTGAAGGAGGTAACCACATCTACAGTGCCTGGACTTATGAAGGTCTTAAGAAGCATGGATAGCATCGATGTGCCTGGCATTTCTCCATCTTCTAACAATGACATGGAAATGTCCGATCAGGAGTTAACAAATGATGATCTTGAGGAAGATAATCTCCAAACGGCAGCATATGTAGTTTCAAGAATAAAGAGTCATATTTCAATGCAGCTTCTCATTGTACAG GTCGTTACTGATCTGCAAAGGACGCACCTGCAGTCCTCATCAGTGGCCAACACATCAATTGTTCTCGAAATTCTTTCTTCTATTACCACACACGCCCACCAATTGAATTTAGAAATAATGCTGCAAAAGAAGCTGCAAAGAGTATGCTCCATCCTGGAGCTCACCCCTCCACCAATAGTCCATTTCGAAAATGAGTCGTATCAGAACTACCTCAACTACCTCCAAAACTTACTGAACAATTCATCTCTGTGTGAAGAGATCAACCTCGAAGCCGAACTTGTTTCAGTGTGCGAAAAAATATTGCATATCTATGTCAGTTGTACTGGATCTCTTTCTTCTCCTCAGCAGCAGCAGCAAGAGAAACGAGCCAATCAGCCTGTTCTTCACTGGATTCTCCCATTGGGTTCGGCAAAAAAGGAAGAACTGGCAGCCAGGAGTTCGTTAGTTGTGTTAGCCTTACGGGTATTGAGTGGCTTGGAAAGAGAGTCGTTTAAGAGACACGTGTCACAATTCTTTCCATTGTTGGTAGATCTGGTAAGGAGTGAACACAGTTCTGGAGAAGTTCAGCGTGTACTAGGCGACATGTTCCAATCATGTATAGGCCCTATTATAATTGAATGA